A genomic region of Methanosarcina thermophila TM-1 contains the following coding sequences:
- a CDS encoding pyruvate ferredoxin oxidoreductase subunit gamma — protein MKEIRIHGRGGQGSVTAAELLAVAAFEDGKFSQAFPAFGVERRGAPVQAFTRISDRPIRLRSQIYTPDYVIVQDATLLETVDVASGIKDDGIIIVNTTEAPESLKLNTKARVMTVDATKVAMDIIGVPIVNTVLLGAFAGATGEINVESIKHAIMARFPGRVGEKNANAIQKAYKLIRGEEA, from the coding sequence ATGAAGGAAATCAGAATACACGGTCGAGGAGGCCAGGGTTCTGTTACCGCGGCTGAACTACTTGCCGTTGCAGCCTTTGAGGATGGAAAGTTCAGCCAGGCCTTCCCCGCTTTTGGGGTAGAGCGTAGAGGTGCCCCGGTGCAGGCATTCACGAGGATTAGCGATCGTCCTATCAGGCTTCGAAGCCAGATTTATACTCCTGATTATGTTATTGTCCAGGATGCAACTCTGCTTGAGACTGTTGACGTTGCAAGCGGGATAAAAGATGATGGGATAATTATTGTTAACACAACAGAAGCGCCGGAAAGCCTGAAACTCAACACAAAAGCCAGGGTCATGACCGTGGATGCCACAAAGGTGGCAATGGACATTATAGGTGTCCCCATTGTAAACACTGTCCTCCTTGGTGCTTTTGCGGGTGCAACTGGTGAGATCAATGTTGAATCCATCAAGCATGCAATAATGGCTCGTTTTCCTGGAAGAGTTGGAGAGAAGAATGCAAACGCCATTCAGAAAGCCTATAAGCTCATCAGGGGGGAAGAGGCATGA
- the porD gene encoding pyruvate synthase subunit PorD: MSNGSEQDRKIRPEVLKTEEKEETGINITRCRVCKPGSTLKNKTGGWRNFRPVYIYEKCTKCGICEIVCPDMSVKPREDGFFEYDYDYCKGCGICANECPADAIEMILEEK, encoded by the coding sequence ATGAGTAACGGATCTGAGCAAGACCGCAAAATACGCCCTGAAGTTCTGAAAACCGAGGAAAAAGAAGAGACGGGTATAAACATTACACGCTGCAGAGTCTGTAAGCCTGGTTCAACCCTTAAGAACAAAACCGGCGGCTGGAGAAATTTCCGTCCTGTTTATATTTATGAAAAATGCACTAAGTGCGGAATCTGCGAGATTGTCTGCCCTGATATGTCTGTCAAGCCCAGGGAAGACGGCTTTTTTGAATACGATTATGATTATTGCAAGGGTTGCGGCATCTGTGCAAATGAATGTCCTGCGGATGCAATTGAAATGATACTGGAGGAAAAATAA
- the porA gene encoding pyruvate synthase subunit PorA, whose product MIDPAYKEKMVVVEGSYAVAHAAKICHPNVISAYPITPQTHIVENLAQFIADGEIPNCEYINVEAEFSAISALIGASAVGARTYSATTSQGLLLMHEALFNASGMRLPIVMTVANRAVSAPINIWNDHQDAIAQRDTGWIQLYVEDVQEASDTLPQLYKIAEDNDIMLPGMVCMDGFILSHVYEPVVLLEQELTDNFLPAFQPENVLDPEDPKTFGAFAAPDTYEEFRYLQEQAMQKALPKIEAVAKEFEEIFGRFHGGLIDGYMLDDAEIIVMSMGSILGTIKDVVDEYRARGEKVGVLKVRSFRPFPKEQIREAVKNAHAVVVLDKNISIGTNEGALFTETKSCLYNSNVRVPIIGYTVGHGGRDVRAESIAKIIEETKKVAKTGITVESQFLDLKEELL is encoded by the coding sequence ATGATTGACCCAGCTTACAAGGAAAAAATGGTAGTTGTGGAAGGCTCCTATGCTGTAGCCCATGCTGCAAAAATCTGCCACCCAAACGTAATCTCAGCCTATCCGATTACTCCCCAGACCCATATTGTTGAAAACTTGGCGCAGTTCATAGCAGATGGGGAAATTCCCAACTGTGAGTACATTAATGTGGAAGCTGAATTCTCTGCAATTTCTGCCCTTATAGGTGCATCAGCGGTCGGCGCAAGAACATATTCAGCCACAACTTCTCAGGGACTTCTGCTTATGCACGAAGCGCTTTTCAACGCCTCGGGAATGAGGCTGCCCATTGTAATGACTGTGGCTAACAGGGCAGTAAGCGCACCGATCAATATCTGGAACGACCACCAGGATGCGATTGCCCAGAGGGACACAGGCTGGATTCAACTCTATGTAGAAGATGTTCAGGAAGCGTCTGACACCCTGCCCCAGCTTTACAAGATCGCAGAAGACAATGATATAATGCTTCCTGGCATGGTCTGCATGGACGGCTTTATCCTGTCTCATGTTTACGAACCTGTTGTCCTGCTCGAACAGGAATTGACCGATAATTTCCTCCCTGCTTTCCAGCCTGAAAATGTTCTTGACCCTGAAGACCCCAAGACCTTCGGAGCCTTTGCAGCTCCGGATACCTATGAAGAGTTCAGGTATCTTCAGGAACAGGCAATGCAAAAAGCTCTTCCGAAAATCGAGGCTGTGGCTAAGGAGTTCGAGGAAATCTTTGGCAGGTTCCACGGAGGACTTATTGACGGATACATGCTTGATGACGCTGAGATTATCGTCATGTCTATGGGTTCTATTCTCGGGACTATTAAGGACGTTGTTGACGAATACAGGGCAAGAGGAGAAAAGGTCGGCGTCTTAAAGGTAAGATCCTTCAGACCTTTCCCCAAGGAACAGATTAGAGAAGCCGTCAAGAACGCACATGCTGTTGTCGTACTTGATAAAAACATCTCCATAGGCACAAATGAAGGTGCTCTCTTTACCGAAACCAAGTCCTGCCTCTATAACAGCAATGTCCGTGTACCCATAATTGGTTACACAGTCGGCCACGGAGGCCGAGACGTACGCGCAGAAAGCATTGCAAAGATTATTGAAGAAACCAAGAAAGTTGCAAAGACCGGGATTACAGTTGAAAGCCAGTTCCTGGATCTTAAGGAGGAGTTGCTATGA
- the dusB gene encoding tRNA dihydrouridine synthase DusB — protein MKLNKLKIGKIETSGNLLLAPMADVTNLAFRLLCRQNGADITYTEMISADALLNRNRKALLKGLSSPADRPFGIQLVGSSPEKLREAAIFIEDEYKPELIDVNMGCPAKRITGTGCGSALLNSKTAVYEIISEMTAVLKTPVTAKIRILEREEKTLEIARLIERAGASALTVHGRKAKQMYSGSSDLAAIRAVKRELSIPVIANGDIRDEESAEATLDFTGCDGLMIGRAAIGNPFIFKRIKHYLETGEKLEVNRQAQQLEDLKTYVALLEEYNLCSSTNVRMHAHWFTKGLHGSRQIREKINNLKDGKALIELIGNYSQPK, from the coding sequence ATGAAACTCAATAAATTAAAAATTGGCAAGATCGAAACTTCTGGGAACCTTCTTCTTGCGCCTATGGCGGATGTGACAAACCTGGCTTTCAGGCTGCTCTGCAGGCAGAATGGAGCTGATATTACCTACACTGAGATGATCAGTGCAGATGCGCTGCTCAACAGAAACCGAAAGGCGCTTCTTAAAGGACTCTCTTCCCCTGCAGATCGGCCTTTTGGGATTCAGCTTGTAGGAAGTTCCCCTGAGAAGCTGAGGGAAGCTGCAATCTTTATTGAGGATGAATACAAGCCTGAACTTATCGACGTGAATATGGGCTGTCCTGCAAAACGTATTACAGGGACAGGATGCGGTTCAGCTCTTCTCAATTCTAAAACAGCTGTATATGAAATAATTTCAGAGATGACCGCTGTTCTGAAAACTCCTGTAACAGCAAAGATCCGCATTCTTGAAAGAGAAGAGAAAACCCTTGAGATTGCACGCCTTATCGAAAGGGCTGGAGCTTCAGCTCTGACAGTGCACGGCAGGAAGGCAAAGCAGATGTACTCCGGAAGTTCGGACCTTGCTGCGATCAGAGCGGTCAAACGTGAGCTTTCTATTCCAGTTATTGCAAATGGTGACATAAGGGATGAAGAATCTGCCGAGGCAACACTTGATTTTACAGGTTGTGACGGGCTTATGATCGGGCGTGCGGCAATAGGAAATCCCTTTATTTTTAAAAGAATAAAGCATTATCTGGAGACCGGAGAAAAACTGGAAGTTAATAGGCAAGCCCAGCAATTGGAGGATCTCAAGACCTATGTTGCCTTACTTGAAGAATATAATCTCTGTTCATCCACAAATGTAAGAATGCATGCCCACTGGTTTACAAAGGGGCTGCACGGCTCGCGGCAGATTAGGGAAAAGATCAATAATCTGAAGGATGGGAAGGCGCTGATTGAGCTAATAGGGAATTACTCTCAGCCGAAATAA
- a CDS encoding signal peptidase I: MSEINKENSVQEQESPWVSLGKDLLSVAAILIIFMVFSKLVFGLWTPMVAVESGSMEPHMQVGDIIFIKSADRVDIITNEEGKNIGYKSFEDYGDVILYRPYGEEGVTPIIHRAMYRVDAGEPMWENGPIAPYSGYITKGDNVITNSHFDQEGQISYETPVKDEWIIGVAKYRIPYAGYVRLLFS; the protein is encoded by the coding sequence ATGAGCGAGATTAATAAGGAAAACAGCGTCCAGGAACAGGAAAGCCCCTGGGTTTCCCTTGGAAAGGACTTGCTGTCTGTTGCAGCTATCCTGATCATTTTCATGGTCTTTTCCAAGCTGGTATTCGGACTCTGGACTCCTATGGTTGCGGTGGAGTCGGGGAGTATGGAACCGCATATGCAGGTAGGAGACATTATTTTTATCAAAAGCGCCGATAGAGTGGATATTATCACGAATGAGGAAGGCAAAAATATAGGCTATAAGTCTTTTGAAGATTATGGAGATGTTATCCTTTACCGTCCATATGGAGAGGAAGGGGTAACCCCGATAATTCATAGAGCTATGTACAGAGTGGATGCCGGAGAGCCTATGTGGGAGAACGGTCCCATTGCTCCGTATTCCGGCTATATTACCAAAGGAGATAATGTTATAACCAATAGCCACTTTGACCAGGAAGGACAGATAAGCTACGAAACGCCTGTAAAAGATGAGTGGATTATAGGAGTTGCGAAGTACAGAATCCCTTATGCGGGATATGTCAGGCTTTTGTTCTCATGA
- a CDS encoding DNA-directed DNA polymerase II small subunit has product MERSSIIRAVMEKAYQISPEAVELIYSSDSPEDLLEYVLSTVNESVIVIGIEDINLQGFAASRKASKLIYTGNREYPDFETSSELEPISPSEPVTSPDPDSIIVNPDPAVESSQDPVSDAISVPDTVPGTVRNMDYEPVSDTQPGTFKSEEVPPSYLVSNSPSAAKTPPPIFSSSSSQAINRLASSFFGQESSLPSSSNRIFREELYSSASGSRLFSSSRDEYKSYPGRNPVTVISDITGHSTCVGEYMQFVQYFRDRYSRLSEIIRGRINARPIESLKRRNFRRGGEGGFEEISIIGMVSDISNTTNGHKILSLEDPTGFFPVLIRNSDKELFEQASRILLDEVIGVTGSITNDGSLMLATKLIQPDVPNNIQRRTGSHGKAVLISDVHVGSSKFLEDAWLDFLDFLKGESDLESMRELAASVRYVVIAGDLVDGIGIYPDQEMELDILNVYEQYRKAAEYIREIPEHIRVIISPGNHDAVRQAEPQPALPESIQADFPENVIFVGNPALIELDGVQLLIYHGRSIDDLVASIPGVSYQEPAGAVLEMLKRRHLAPTYGSRVSISPEKKDYFVIDPVPDIIHTGHVHTLGVQRYKNVLLVNSGTWQDQTEFQKRVNLVPMPARVPIVDLENFDVKILAFD; this is encoded by the coding sequence ATGGAAAGAAGTAGTATTATAAGGGCTGTTATGGAAAAAGCATATCAGATCAGCCCTGAAGCCGTAGAACTTATCTATTCCAGTGACTCTCCCGAAGACCTGCTTGAATATGTGCTTTCAACTGTAAATGAATCTGTTATTGTCATAGGGATCGAAGATATAAATCTTCAAGGCTTTGCTGCTTCTAGAAAGGCTTCAAAACTGATTTACACAGGAAATAGAGAATACCCTGATTTCGAAACTTCTTCAGAATTAGAACCTATTTCTCCTTCCGAACCTGTTACCTCCCCAGATCCTGATTCTATTATTGTAAATCCTGACCCGGCGGTAGAGTCATCTCAAGACCCTGTCTCTGATGCTATTTCAGTCCCGGACACTGTTCCAGGCACGGTTCGGAATATGGATTATGAACCGGTTTCAGATACTCAACCAGGCACTTTTAAATCCGAGGAAGTTCCGCCCTCTTATCTCGTTTCAAACTCCCCTTCTGCAGCAAAGACACCGCCTCCTATTTTTTCTTCTAGTTCATCCCAGGCTATAAACAGGTTAGCTTCTTCTTTTTTTGGACAGGAGAGCTCTCTTCCCTCTTCTTCAAATCGGATTTTCAGGGAAGAGCTGTATTCCTCCGCTTCTGGCAGCAGGCTATTCTCCAGCTCCAGAGATGAATACAAAAGTTATCCGGGCAGAAATCCCGTAACCGTAATTTCCGATATAACAGGTCATTCCACCTGCGTTGGAGAGTATATGCAGTTTGTGCAGTATTTCAGGGACAGATATAGCAGGCTTTCGGAGATTATCCGCGGAAGAATCAATGCACGCCCAATCGAAAGTTTAAAAAGACGAAATTTCCGCAGAGGAGGAGAAGGGGGTTTTGAAGAAATCTCGATCATAGGTATGGTTTCGGATATCAGTAACACAACCAATGGTCACAAAATTCTGTCTCTGGAGGACCCGACAGGCTTTTTTCCAGTTCTTATTCGAAATTCCGATAAGGAGCTATTTGAGCAAGCCTCAAGAATTCTTCTTGATGAGGTCATAGGGGTAACGGGTTCGATAACAAATGATGGGAGCCTTATGCTCGCTACAAAGTTAATACAGCCCGATGTCCCGAATAATATTCAGCGCAGGACCGGAAGTCATGGAAAAGCTGTCCTGATTTCGGATGTGCATGTGGGCAGTTCCAAATTTCTGGAAGATGCCTGGCTGGATTTCCTGGACTTTCTGAAAGGAGAGTCGGATTTAGAAAGTATGCGAGAGCTTGCAGCCAGTGTCCGTTATGTTGTTATTGCAGGAGACCTTGTTGATGGAATAGGGATCTACCCTGACCAGGAAATGGAACTGGACATCCTGAATGTCTATGAGCAGTACAGGAAAGCTGCCGAGTATATCAGGGAAATTCCAGAGCATATTCGCGTAATAATAAGTCCGGGCAACCACGATGCTGTTCGCCAGGCAGAACCTCAGCCCGCTCTGCCGGAAAGTATTCAGGCAGATTTCCCTGAGAATGTTATTTTTGTTGGCAATCCTGCGCTTATAGAGCTTGACGGCGTTCAGCTTCTTATCTATCACGGCAGGTCAATTGACGATCTTGTTGCGAGTATACCTGGAGTCTCGTATCAGGAGCCTGCAGGTGCAGTTCTTGAGATGCTGAAGCGCAGGCACCTTGCTCCTACCTACGGGAGCCGGGTTTCCATATCCCCCGAGAAAAAAGATTATTTTGTAATCGACCCTGTGCCTGATATCATCCATACAGGCCACGTTCACACCCTTGGAGTCCAGCGCTATAAAAATGTCCTTCTTGTCAATTCTGGAACCTGGCAGGACCAGACCGAATTCCAAAAGCGTGTAAATCTAGTGCCTATGCCTGCAAGAGTCCCGATTGTGGATCTAGAGAATTTTGATGTAAAGATTCTTGCTTTTGATTGA